From Schistosoma mansoni, WGS project CABG00000000 data, supercontig 0579, strain Puerto Rico, whole genome shotgun sequence, the proteins below share one genomic window:
- a CDS encoding peter pan-related, whose protein sequence is QQCELLDHYGESHHLCSECRAQQRISCFATEDRLGLHRFQEHPNEVANDPNSWLPISIRHVTSTDSAFRRRDQIFPDVYSVDGVVGMSLCCLFVCLSVEISD, encoded by the coding sequence CAGCAGTGTGAATTATTAGACCATTACGGTGAATCTCATCACCTATGCTCCGAGTGTCGAGCTCAACAACGTATTTCATGTTTTGCAACCGAGGATCGTTTAGGCTTGCATCGTTTTCAAGAACATCCAAATGAAGTGGCTAATGATCCCAACTCTTGGCTTCCGATTTCTATACGACACGTAACATCTACTGATTCTGCCTTCAGGCGACGTGACCAAATATTTCCTGATGTATACAGTGTGGATGGTGTTGTTGGTATGTCTTTATGTTGTCTTTTTGTTTGCCTTTCTGTTGAAATCAGTGATTAA